The Coccidioides posadasii str. Silveira chromosome 3, complete sequence genome contains a region encoding:
- a CDS encoding uncharacterized protein (EggNog:ENOG410PJBQ~COG:H), which translates to MLLRRIRQHRWVIAPAGLTIMQYRALSLLALSASTASATYSGNLNYRSPSLNHPDLGISLNKVVKRSDPAAAFDPAKLNFTHGVASGDPYANSVILWTRCSPTSDDVNDNSPVTGSSPLYNPVPIHKSGDEYKPISKAPVCVEFKIAKDKELKCVVDEGVVFTGSDVDYTVKVEAKHLKPFTTYYYQFSVCDSDTKSPIGRTKTLPEASQAVDQVNLAVYSCSNYPSGFFNAYGNPVRKDSVDYVIHLGDYYYEFPDGLYGSGKGIGRVPLPDRTLYTLYDYRKRLATHRTDIDLLANHQNFPWIPTWDDHEVGDNTYRDGSSWLRNIELSFLASGGVSVDQRKMNAVRAYFEWMPIRQVDMDDNLRIWRNFEIGSLVDLMMLDTRQYDRSITDLYFNTLYVKKLKDDASRTLMGSRQENWFYRNLIKSSVRGAKWRLVGSQIVFSHIDDSGFNLDAWDGYQANRNRTFETLVENKINNTILIAGDSHANWVSDIVWLDHADYDEKSGLGAIGVEFGGTAITSPSPAGAKVKIPAANKRSKKLVEKNSVLQWSEMYYRGYFELHITPKEVEAKFFGTPKIRERDFNEVSLANFTVKDGANRLHRGDIGVPGGGVVENGWLKGGKTERTDLANNTETGQWSKIN; encoded by the exons ATGTTATTGCGGAGAATACGCCAGCATCGTTGGGTCATTGCGCCGGCAGGATTGACAATCATGCAGTACCGCGCGCTTTCTCTGCTGGCCCTCTCCGCCTCCACGGCTTCCGCCACCTACTCCGGGAACCTAAACTACCGTAGCCCTTCGCTCAACCACCCTGACTTAGGAATCTCTCTGAACAAAGTTGTTAAGAGATCTGATCCTGCGGCTGCCTTTGACCCCGCCAAACTGAACTTCACCCATGGAGTTGCATCTGGCGATCCATACGCAAATTCTGTTATCCTTTGGACGCGATGCTCTCCCACATCGGATGATGTGAATGATAACAGCCCCGTCACTGGCTCAAGCCCACTATATAACCCTGTTCCCATCCACAAATCTGGTGATGAGTACAAACCGATATCAAAGGCACCAGTGTGTGTTGAGTTTAAGATCGCTAAGGATAAGGAACTGAAGTGCGTGGTGGATGAAGGTGTGGTTTTTACTGGCTCCGATGTTGACTATACGGTCAAG GTGGAAGCAAAACACCTGAAGCCGTTCACCACATACTACTACCAATTCTCTGTGTGTGATTCCGACACGAAAAGTCCCATCGGTCGTACCAAAACGCTTCCAGAGGCATCTCAAGCCGTTGACCAGGTGAATTTAGCTGTGTACTCTTGCAGCAACTATC CTTCTGGCTTCTTCAATGCCTACGGGAATCCCGTACGAAAAGATTCTGTTGACTATGTCATCCACCTTGG TGATTATTACTATGAATTCCCTGATGGATTATA TGGATCAGGTAAAGGTATCGGGCGTGTACCTTTGCCAGACCGCACCTTGTACACTCTCTACGATTATCGTAAACGCCTTGCAACTCATCGAACTGATATTGACCTCCTTGCCAATCATCAGAATTTCCCCTGGATCCCAACATGGGACGATCACG AGGTGGGGGACAACACTTACCGTGATGGCTCCTCTTGGCTGAGGAATATCGAGCTCTCATTCTTGGCATCTGGTGGTGTTTCTGTGGATCAAAGAAAGATGAACGCAGTTCGCGCGTACTTTGAATGGATGCCAATCAG ACAGGTCGATATGGATGACAATCTTCGCATTTGGAGAAATTTCGAAATCGGATCACTTGTTGATCTCATGATGCTTGACACCAGACAATATGATCGTTCAATTACTGATCTATACTTCAATACCTTGTATGTCAAAAAATTGAAGGACGACGCCAGTCGCACTTTGATGGGTTCGCGGCAAGAAAACTGGTTTTACCGCAATCTGATCAAATCTTCCGTGCGTGGTGCTAAATGGCGCCTTGTCGGCAGTCAAATAG TGTTCTCGCACATCGACGACTCTGGTTTCAACCTGGATGCTTGGGATGGATATCAAGCAAACCGGAACCGCACATTTGAGACTCTCGTTGAAAATAAGATCAACAACACTATCTTGATCGCAGGGGATTCTCACGCGAACTGGGTCAGTGACATCGTGTGGTTAGACCATGCAGACTACGATGAAAAATCCGGATTAGGAGCCATTGGTGTTGAATTTGGTGGAACCGCGATCACATCGCCATCACCAGCTGGAGCAAAAGTCAAGATTCCTGCCGCGaacaagagatcaaagaAGCTGGTAGAGAAGAACTCTGTCCTTCAATGGTCCGAGATGTATTACCGTGGATATTTCGAGTTGCATATCACTCCAAAAGAGGTGGAAGCTAAGTTCTTTGGAACCCCTAAGATCCGGGAGCGCGATTTCAATGAGGTCTCTTTGGCGAACTTCACAGTCAAGGACGGAGCGAACCGCCTTCACCGCGGAGATATCGGCGTGCCTGGTGGAGGTGTTGTGGAAAATGGCTGGCTCAAAGGCGGGAAGACTGAGCGAACCGATCTTGCGAATAATACGGAGACCGGCCAGTGGAGCAAGATCAATTGA